In Embleya scabrispora, the DNA window ACCGGGACCGGGATCCAGACCTGGGCCGAGGCCGATCTGCCGGAGTGGCTGCGCCCGGTGGCGCGCGCCGCCCGGACGGTCACCCCCGAACAACTCAGCCGCTTCCTGCCGCCCGCCGAGGGCGGCCGGCGCTCCGCCGTACTGATCCTGTTCGGCGAGGGCCCCGAAGGACCCGACCTGCTGCTGCTCCAGCGTGCCGCGACGCTGCGCTCACACGCGGGCCAGGCCGCCTTCCCCGGCGGCTCGGTGGATCCGGGCGACGACGGGCCCGAGGGCACCGCGCTGCGCGAGGCGCAGGAGGAGGTCGGGCTCGACCCCGCCGGGGTGCGGATCTTCGGCCGACTGCCCGACCTGTACATCCCCGTCAGCGACTTCGTGGTCACGCCCGTGCTCGGCTGGTGGCACCGGGAGAGCGAGGTGGCCCCGGGCGCGCCCGAGGAGGTCGCGCGGGTGTTGCGGGTGTCCATCGCCGAACTCGCCGACCCGGCCAACCGGGTCCGGCTGCGGCATCCCGGCGGCCATCTGGGACCGGCGTTCGAGGTGCAGGACCTGGTGGTCTGGGGGTTCACCGCGGGGCTGATCGACCGGGTGCTGCACCACACCGGGTGGGAGCGGCCGTGGGACCCCCGGCGGGAGATCGCCCTGTCCGACGCCGAGGATCGACTGGCGCGGCGCGGCTTCGATCCGTACGAGGAGACTGCGTCGGAGCCTGGGGGATGACTTGTTGGGCGCTTGCGCCGGCTCGCGAGGGGACCGGGTGCGAGCCTGGGGGGTGACTTGTTGGGCGCTGTGCGCCGTGCGAGGGGACCGGGTCCAGCATGAGGGATGACTTGTTGGGCGCTTCGCGCCGGCTCGCGAGGGACCACTTTTTTCTCTCCCCCGCTTCGCTCCTCCGAGAAAAAAGCGGCCCCTCGCTCGGGGCCGGGTGCTCCTCCGCTTCGCTCCGGGTCACCCGGCCCAAACTTTGCGGCTCCCGCCGCTCTCCGCGCTGCGCGCGTCGATCGCGTGGGTGGCCCGGGTCGGGGGCGCTGACGCGCCTGGGAGTGGCCGCGGCGGGGGCGTTGGGGTGTTTGGGGTGGGGATGTGGCCAGGGGGTTCGCGTTGTGCGGGGGTGGGCTGATGGTGCGTCAACAGCGGGTTCGTACGGCTGTGTCACCGGTGTTCGACGAACCGGCACGGCTGCGGACAGCGCGGGCTCGCACGTGAGAACGTGAGCGCGTGAATGTCCTGGACCTGTTGCTGCTCGCCGCCGCGGTGGCCTTCGCCATCTCCGGATACCGGCAGGGCTTCATCGTCGGCGTGCTCTCGTTCCTGGGCTTCATCGGCGGCGGCGTGTTCGGCATGTGGCTGGTGCCCTCGCTGCTGAACCGGTTCGAGCCGGGGCTCGGGCCCTCGATCGCGGCGATCTGCGTCGTGCTCGTGCTGGCCACCGCGCTCCAGGCGTTGACCACCGCGGCCGGCAACCGACTGCGCCGCCAACTCACCTGGCGACCGGCGCGCCTGGTGGACGCGGCCGGCGGCGCGATCGTGAGCGTGTGCGCGCTGTTGATCGTGGTGTGGCTGATCGGCTCCTCCGTCGCGGGCGCGTCGATGCCCACCGTCTCGCGCGAGGTGCGCTCGTCCCAGGTGCTCGGCGGCGTGCAGAAGGTGTTGCCCCGGGGCGCGGACACCTGGTTCTCCTCGTTCGGCAACCTGCTCGATCGCAACGGCTTTCCGCAGGTGTTCAGTCCGTTCGTGCGCGAGGACATCCCGCAGGTGCCGCCGCCGGACCCCAAGTTGTTGTCGATGCCCGCGGTCCGGGACAGCCAGGACAAGATCGTCAAGATCGTCGGCACCGCGAAGAGTTGCGGCAAGGTGATCGAGGGCTCCGGCTTCGTCTACGCGCCGCAGCGGGTGATGACCAACGCGCACGTGGTCGGCGGCGTGCGCAAGCCGACCGTGCAGATCGGCGGCGAGGGCCGGGCGTACGAGGCGGAGGTCGTGCTCTACGACTGGAAGCGCGACATCGCGGTGCTCAAGGTGCCCGGACTCAAGGCCACCCCACTGCTGTTCGAGCCCAAGGTGGAGAGCGGCGCGGACGCGATCGTGGCGGGCTTCCCGGAGAACGGCGCCTTCCACGTCGAGGCCGCGCGCGTGCGGGCCCGGATCCAGGCCGGCGGTCCGGACATCTACAAGCGCGGCACGGTCAGTCGCGACGTCTACTCGCTCTACGCGAAGGTCCGCCAGGGCAACTCCGGCGGACCGCTGATCTCGCCGAACGGCAAGGTCGCCGGGGTGATCTTCGCCAAGTCGCTCGACGACGAGTCCACCGGATACGCGCTCACCGTCGAGGAGGTCCGCGCGGACGCCGAGGCGGGCGCGGTCGCCGACCGCCCCGTGGACACGCAGAGTTGCGCGATGTGACGTCGAACCGCCGGGCCGCCGGCCCACGCGGGCCCGTGACGGGTCAGCGCGGGAAGCGCAGACGCAACGTCAACCAGCGCGCTCGCCGGCGCAATATCCCCATCAGCCCCGGGAAATGATCCTCCCGTTCGGCAACCGCGCCGGCCGGCGCCCCTCGCTCGTGCTCGAACCCTTGGGTACCGGTGGTGTGGATCTCAACCATGAGGGTCTCTGCCGTCTCCGACCGGGTGTCCCCGGCCCCCGCCGCCATGCTCGGAGCGTTGTACGTCCGGCTCATACGGGGTCGCCTACCCGGGCCACCGACGGCGTAATCGCGCCGCCCGCCGGGCCGGAAACGATTCCCGAGCCGACTCGGGGCGATCCGTACGGAAGTGTCGGATATGCCCATCGAGATCACACAACGAAGACCCGAAAGCGCTGTCGGAACTTCAACGCTCGGGTTCCGGATCCTTCAGCCAGCCCAGCAGTTCCTCGGTGAACATCGCGGGTTGTTCCTCGTGCGGGAAGTGCCCGACGCCGTCCAGCAGTCGCCAGCGGTACGGCGCCTCCACGTAGCGCCCGGAACCGGCCGCCGTGCGCGGCAGGATCACCGGATCGAGGGCGCCGTGCAGATGCAGCGTGGGCACCTCGACGGGAGCCTTCATCCGGGCCGAGTACTGGATGCCGTCCGGGCGCGGGATGGAGCGGATCAGCCACCGGTAGTGCTCGGCCGCGCAGTGCGCGGTGCCCGGCACCAGCATCGCCTGGCGATAGCGGGTGAACGACTCGTCGACCGGCCGGCCCGGCGCCGACCACGCGCGCAGCATGTCGCCCACCATCGCCGCGTCGTCGCGGATCAGTTGCCGCTCGGGCACCCACGGCCGCTGGAAACCGAAGATGTGCGAACTCGCCGCCATCTGGTGACGGTCCGTCAGCAGCGCGCCGCGCAGTCGCCGGGGGTGCGGCATCGACACCGCGACCAGTCGGCGGACCACCTTGGGCCGCAACACCGCGGCGGTCCACCCCAGGTAGGCGCCCAGGTCGTGGCCGACCACGATCGCGTCCGGCTCGCCGAGTGAGCGGATCACCCCGGTCACGTCCAGGGCCAGGGTGATCGGATCGTAGCCGCGCGGGGTGCGGTCGCTGCCGCCGTAGCCGCGCAGGTCCATCGCGACCGCGCGGTAGCCGGCCCGGGCCAACGCCTGCATCTGGTACCGCCAGGTCCACCAGAACTGCGGGAATCCGTGCAGCAGCAGCACGACCGGTCCCTCGCCCGTCTCGGCGATGTGGAACCGCGCGCCGTTGGCGGCGATGTCGCGGTGCGTCCAGGGCCCGGCCACGTTGACCACGGTGCTCTCGGGAACCGTCATGCCGAGCAGGGTTGCACACTCGCGATCGCACTCCTGTTTCCGCGCCCGGTTTCCCCGGCCCGGGCGCGCCGCGGGGTCAGCCGACGTTCTTGAGCGTGGTGATCGTGTCCTGGGTGGTGGTGATCGTGCGCTCCGGCGGCCGGACCTTCTTGAACGACGCGATCCCGTAGTACCCGAGCGCGCCCGCGAGCAGCAGGTAGAAGCCGCCGACGATCAGGAAGCTCCACGCCACACCCAGTCCGAGGGCGTGGATTCCGTACACGACCGCGAAGCTCAGGAAGACGAACGCGAACACGCCGACGAAGGCCGCCGCGCCGAACGCGCCGCCGCCCTTCGCGACGTTGACCACGCTGACCTTGACCTCGCTCTTGGCGAGCGCGATCTCGCTGCGCACCAGGGTGGACATGTCCTTGCTGGCGGACGAGAACAGCTCGCCGAGGGATCGCTGTGCGTCGACGGGCACGTCCTGGGCCGGGGACCTGTCGGTGCCTGCCATGGTCACTCCTCGTACCGGTATGGAT includes these proteins:
- a CDS encoding NUDIX hydrolase, encoding MTQTGTGIQTWAEADLPEWLRPVARAARTVTPEQLSRFLPPAEGGRRSAVLILFGEGPEGPDLLLLQRAATLRSHAGQAAFPGGSVDPGDDGPEGTALREAQEEVGLDPAGVRIFGRLPDLYIPVSDFVVTPVLGWWHRESEVAPGAPEEVARVLRVSIAELADPANRVRLRHPGGHLGPAFEVQDLVVWGFTAGLIDRVLHHTGWERPWDPRREIALSDAEDRLARRGFDPYEETASEPGG
- a CDS encoding MarP family serine protease; amino-acid sequence: MNVLDLLLLAAAVAFAISGYRQGFIVGVLSFLGFIGGGVFGMWLVPSLLNRFEPGLGPSIAAICVVLVLATALQALTTAAGNRLRRQLTWRPARLVDAAGGAIVSVCALLIVVWLIGSSVAGASMPTVSREVRSSQVLGGVQKVLPRGADTWFSSFGNLLDRNGFPQVFSPFVREDIPQVPPPDPKLLSMPAVRDSQDKIVKIVGTAKSCGKVIEGSGFVYAPQRVMTNAHVVGGVRKPTVQIGGEGRAYEAEVVLYDWKRDIAVLKVPGLKATPLLFEPKVESGADAIVAGFPENGAFHVEAARVRARIQAGGPDIYKRGTVSRDVYSLYAKVRQGNSGGPLISPNGKVAGVIFAKSLDDESTGYALTVEEVRADAEAGAVADRPVDTQSCAM
- a CDS encoding alpha/beta fold hydrolase, with the protein product MTVPESTVVNVAGPWTHRDIAANGARFHIAETGEGPVVLLLHGFPQFWWTWRYQMQALARAGYRAVAMDLRGYGGSDRTPRGYDPITLALDVTGVIRSLGEPDAIVVGHDLGAYLGWTAAVLRPKVVRRLVAVSMPHPRRLRGALLTDRHQMAASSHIFGFQRPWVPERQLIRDDAAMVGDMLRAWSAPGRPVDESFTRYRQAMLVPGTAHCAAEHYRWLIRSIPRPDGIQYSARMKAPVEVPTLHLHGALDPVILPRTAAGSGRYVEAPYRWRLLDGVGHFPHEEQPAMFTEELLGWLKDPEPER
- a CDS encoding phage holin family protein translates to MAGTDRSPAQDVPVDAQRSLGELFSSASKDMSTLVRSEIALAKSEVKVSVVNVAKGGGAFGAAAFVGVFAFVFLSFAVVYGIHALGLGVAWSFLIVGGFYLLLAGALGYYGIASFKKVRPPERTITTTQDTITTLKNVG